One part of the Truepera radiovictrix DSM 17093 genome encodes these proteins:
- a CDS encoding IS110 family transposase: MLTYVGVDVAKESLEVAALSGDGEILRVQLGNDEAAHQALVSWLGKYELCQVVCEATGSYHQRLVKHLQACGVWVSVINPAQARDYAKSQRQHRGH, from the coding sequence ATGCTCACCTATGTTGGGGTTGATGTGGCTAAGGAAAGCCTTGAGGTAGCGGCTCTCTCAGGGGATGGGGAGATTTTACGGGTTCAGTTGGGCAACGATGAGGCCGCCCACCAAGCGCTCGTGAGCTGGCTGGGGAAGTATGAGTTGTGCCAGGTCGTGTGTGAAGCGACGGGCAGCTACCATCAGCGCCTGGTCAAGCACCTTCAGGCTTGCGGCGTATGGGTGAGCGTCATCAACCCTGCCCAGGCTCGGGACTACGCTAAAAGCCAGCGCCAGCATAGGGGTCACTAG
- the glpK gene encoding glycerol kinase GlpK translates to MAKHIAAIDQGTTSTRCMIFDHGGNVIASDQREHGQIFPQSGWVEHDPLEIWQRAQSVVVAALEKAQLNRTDLAAVGITNQRETAVVWDRKTGEPVYNAIVWQDTRTDQLIRRLARDGGQDRFRAKVGLPLATYFSGPKIRWILDNVAGARERAEAGDLLFGNIDTWLIWNLTGGVDGGVHVTDISNASRTMLMNLETLDWDAEIMEVMGVPRAMLPEIRSSSEVYGECRGALQGVPLAGDLGDQQAATVGQTCFEVGESKNTYGTGNFMLINTGEKLVHSKSGLLTTPAYKFGDNPTVWALEGSIAVTGSLVQWLRDNLNLISSAPEVEDLARKVDDNGGMFIVPAFSGLFAPYWRSDARGVMVGLTRYINKNHIARAALEATAYQTREVLDAMQQDSGVELKELKVDGGMVYNDLLMQFQADILGVPVVRPKVAETTALGAAYAAGLATGYWKNTDDMRANWAMDKRWEPRMSEDQREALYAGWKKAVTRTFDWLESTQNGV, encoded by the coding sequence ATGGCCAAGCACATTGCAGCGATCGACCAGGGAACGACCAGCACGCGCTGTATGATCTTCGATCACGGTGGCAACGTGATCGCATCAGACCAGCGCGAGCACGGGCAGATCTTTCCGCAGTCGGGGTGGGTGGAGCACGACCCCCTGGAGATCTGGCAGCGCGCGCAGAGCGTGGTTGTTGCCGCGCTCGAGAAGGCGCAGCTCAACCGCACCGACCTGGCGGCGGTCGGCATCACCAATCAGCGTGAAACCGCGGTCGTGTGGGACCGCAAGACGGGCGAACCGGTCTACAACGCGATCGTCTGGCAAGATACGCGCACCGATCAGCTGATTCGCCGCCTGGCCCGCGACGGCGGCCAGGACCGTTTCCGCGCCAAGGTCGGCCTGCCGCTAGCGACCTACTTCTCAGGCCCTAAAATCCGCTGGATCTTGGACAACGTCGCGGGAGCGCGTGAGCGCGCCGAGGCCGGCGACCTGCTCTTCGGCAACATCGACACCTGGTTGATCTGGAACCTGACGGGCGGGGTCGATGGTGGCGTGCACGTGACCGACATCTCCAACGCCAGCCGCACCATGCTGATGAATCTCGAAACGCTCGACTGGGACGCGGAGATCATGGAGGTCATGGGGGTGCCGCGCGCCATGCTCCCCGAGATTCGTTCGTCGAGCGAGGTGTACGGCGAGTGCCGCGGCGCTTTGCAAGGTGTACCGCTGGCCGGTGACCTCGGCGACCAGCAGGCGGCGACCGTCGGCCAAACCTGCTTCGAGGTCGGGGAATCGAAAAACACCTACGGTACGGGCAACTTCATGCTCATCAACACCGGGGAGAAGCTGGTGCACTCCAAGAGCGGCCTGCTGACGACGCCCGCTTACAAGTTCGGGGACAACCCGACGGTGTGGGCGCTCGAGGGGTCGATCGCCGTGACCGGTTCGCTGGTGCAGTGGCTGCGCGACAACCTCAACCTGATCAGCAGCGCGCCCGAGGTCGAAGACCTCGCCCGCAAGGTCGACGACAACGGGGGGATGTTTATCGTACCGGCGTTTTCCGGCCTGTTCGCACCCTACTGGCGCAGCGACGCGCGCGGCGTCATGGTCGGTCTCACGCGCTACATCAACAAAAACCACATCGCCCGCGCCGCGCTCGAAGCGACCGCGTACCAAACCCGCGAGGTGCTGGACGCGATGCAGCAAGACTCGGGGGTCGAGCTCAAAGAGCTCAAGGTCGACGGCGGCATGGTGTACAACGACCTGCTGATGCAGTTTCAGGCCGACATCCTGGGCGTACCGGTGGTGCGTCCGAAGGTCGCCGAGACGACGGCGCTCGGCGCGGCGTACGCTGCTGGCCTAGCGACGGGCTACTGGAAGAACACCGACGATATGCGCGCCAACTGGGCCATGGACAAGCGTTGGGAGCCGCGTATGAGCGAAGATCAGCGCGAGGCGCTCTACGCCGGTTGGAAAAAAGCCGTGACGCGTACCTTCGATTGGCTCGAGAGCACACAAAACGGGGTTTGA
- the ruvA gene encoding Holliday junction branch migration protein RuvA, whose amino-acid sequence MIAYLDGVVAEIRAGSLIVQAGAFGLEVFAPKPTLMVCRVGSAVRLHTYFLVKEELLALYGFHDRDLHTLFTHLIGVSGVGPKLALALLSSMQTPLLAGAILQGDAGLLASTPGVGKKMAERIILDLKNKLPEELLAPGARGKVTTLSSPAAEDAVGALLALGYRETQVKGVVAQLALKEPEAGAETLIRKALAQLR is encoded by the coding sequence GTGATCGCCTACCTAGACGGAGTCGTCGCCGAGATCCGGGCGGGGAGCCTGATCGTGCAAGCGGGCGCCTTTGGGCTCGAGGTCTTCGCCCCCAAGCCCACGCTGATGGTCTGCCGCGTGGGCTCGGCGGTGCGGCTGCACACCTACTTTCTGGTCAAAGAGGAGCTTCTGGCGCTCTACGGCTTTCACGACCGGGACCTGCACACCCTCTTTACCCACCTGATCGGCGTCTCGGGGGTGGGGCCCAAGCTCGCCCTGGCGCTCCTGTCATCGATGCAGACGCCACTACTTGCCGGAGCGATCTTGCAAGGGGATGCGGGGCTGTTGGCGAGCACCCCGGGGGTGGGCAAAAAGATGGCCGAGCGCATCATCTTGGACCTCAAAAACAAGCTACCCGAGGAGCTTTTGGCCCCCGGCGCGCGCGGCAAGGTGACGACCCTCTCCTCACCGGCCGCCGAGGACGCCGTAGGGGCGCTTTTGGCGCTCGGCTACCGCGAGACGCAGGTCAAAGGGGTCGTGGCGCAGCTCGCCCTCAAAGAGCCCGAGGCGGGCGCGGAGACCCTCATTCGCAAGGCGCTCGCGCAGCTGCGGTAA
- a CDS encoding DUF2270 domain-containing protein has protein sequence MTPTKPPNLRDTNTVNSLIHLYRGELGRMALYRVRLDTTTNWAIVTNAGIVTFVLGNGALSHAALLFAMLLTLFFLTLEARRFRVYEVSHQRVRLFERGFFAEQLGATWVTDWPTRLLQSLEEPQPPISWASALGWRLRRNYLWLYAALVAAWVGKLAITSGEAVTGALQPLLAAARVGPLPGGAVWAAVGAFYVGLVLLALFGSQTYPLEAD, from the coding sequence ATGACGCCTACCAAACCCCCCAACCTCAGAGACACGAACACGGTCAACAGCCTTATCCACCTCTACCGCGGCGAGCTGGGCCGCATGGCGCTCTACCGCGTCCGCCTCGACACCACGACGAACTGGGCGATCGTGACAAACGCGGGCATCGTCACCTTCGTGCTCGGCAACGGCGCCTTATCGCACGCCGCCCTCCTTTTCGCGATGCTGCTGACGCTCTTTTTCCTCACCCTGGAGGCGCGCCGCTTTCGCGTCTACGAGGTGTCGCACCAACGCGTGCGGCTCTTTGAACGGGGCTTTTTCGCCGAGCAGCTGGGCGCCACGTGGGTTACCGATTGGCCCACGCGGCTTCTGCAGAGCCTTGAAGAGCCGCAACCCCCGATCTCCTGGGCGAGCGCCCTCGGTTGGCGGCTGCGGCGCAACTACCTCTGGCTCTACGCGGCGCTCGTCGCCGCTTGGGTCGGCAAGTTGGCGATCACCTCGGGCGAGGCGGTGACGGGCGCTTTACAACCGCTTCTCGCCGCCGCGCGGGTTGGACCCCTCCCTGGGGGTGCGGTCTGGGCGGCGGTCGGAGCGTTCTACGTGGGCCTCGTGCTCCTCGCCCTGTTCGGCAGCCAGACCTACCCGCTCGAGGCGGACTAA
- a CDS encoding response regulator translates to MIRVLLVDDQTLVRQGIRSLLELSPEMQVVGEAADGEAALGLIAETAPDVVLLDLRMPKLDGLGVLRALAHPPPTLILTTFDDDALVLDGLRAGAKGYLLKDVSLEQLVTAVRTLAAGGTLVQPAVTERVLRGLSGVPRDYPSLETPDPLTGREREVVRLMAGGYSNREIALALHISQGTVKNHVSSVLSKLGVRDRTRAVLKALELGYV, encoded by the coding sequence ATGATCCGCGTGCTCTTGGTAGACGACCAGACGCTGGTGCGGCAGGGCATCCGCAGCCTCTTAGAGCTGTCCCCCGAGATGCAGGTCGTCGGTGAGGCGGCGGACGGCGAGGCGGCGTTGGGGCTCATCGCCGAAACGGCCCCGGACGTGGTGCTTCTCGACCTGCGGATGCCCAAGCTGGACGGCCTCGGGGTGCTGCGCGCGCTTGCCCATCCGCCGCCCACGCTGATCCTGACCACCTTTGACGACGACGCGCTCGTCCTTGACGGCCTGCGTGCCGGTGCCAAGGGCTACCTCCTCAAGGACGTGTCCTTGGAGCAGCTCGTCACGGCGGTGCGGACCCTGGCGGCGGGCGGAACGCTTGTGCAGCCCGCCGTCACCGAGCGCGTCTTGCGTGGGCTGTCGGGTGTGCCGCGCGACTACCCCAGCTTGGAGACCCCCGACCCCCTGACGGGCCGCGAGCGCGAGGTCGTGCGCCTCATGGCGGGGGGCTACTCGAACCGGGAGATCGCGCTCGCGCTTCATATAAGCCAGGGGACGGTCAAAAACCATGTCTCGTCGGTTCTTTCAAAGCTCGGCGTGCGCGACCGGACGCGGGCGGTCTTGAAGGCGCTCGAGCTGGGTTACGTGTAA
- a CDS encoding S8 family peptidase — translation MIKRFSLYPALLALALLIAACSTDQPMLEPQAEAAQGERYLVVFRQNETPAGALRALEAHGQVVRTLPQVGVAVMVSDDPAFVAKASRVSNVQEVGVAPAFAVPETPSAAVQEAPTGADTLYNQGLLWGIDRVHAPQAWEAGITGSHDTVVAVIDTGIATNHPDLKENIVYTDCHTSAGSKAEGACTAYPAYSDHGTHVAGTVAAVFDGGEVVGVGPNLGLAGYNVFEPIPGCGVCAFSDSRWAAMIDAAERGFEVINMSLGSMGRRGGQGTQDLNAFIRAENRVARFVQREGTIMIASAGNSATDLNGQPINLPGGIPGIVNVSATGIRPEPRFPQPGAFDVLAFYSNYGASITLAAPGGDCGIDGSCDPATRPADWFEHLVLSTTVAPNLTCAATESCAVGYGWKAGTSMAAPHVAGVAGLVMDQHPNLSPNQVEARLKRTADRVGNPQGFGAGIVNAFNAAR, via the coding sequence ATGATAAAACGCTTTTCGCTTTATCCAGCGCTACTCGCGCTCGCGCTGCTGATCGCTGCGTGTAGCACCGATCAGCCCATGCTCGAGCCGCAGGCCGAGGCGGCCCAAGGCGAGCGCTATTTGGTCGTCTTCCGGCAGAACGAGACGCCGGCAGGTGCGTTGCGGGCGCTCGAGGCGCACGGCCAGGTGGTGCGCACGCTGCCTCAGGTAGGTGTCGCCGTGATGGTCTCCGACGACCCAGCGTTCGTCGCCAAAGCGTCGCGTGTGAGTAACGTCCAGGAGGTCGGGGTTGCGCCCGCCTTCGCCGTGCCCGAAACGCCGAGCGCCGCCGTGCAGGAGGCGCCCACGGGAGCGGACACCCTCTACAACCAGGGGCTGCTCTGGGGGATCGACCGCGTTCACGCGCCGCAGGCGTGGGAAGCCGGGATCACCGGTTCGCACGACACCGTGGTCGCGGTGATCGACACCGGGATCGCGACCAACCACCCCGACCTGAAGGAGAACATCGTCTACACCGACTGCCACACCTCGGCCGGGAGCAAAGCCGAGGGGGCGTGCACCGCCTACCCCGCCTACAGCGATCACGGTACCCACGTTGCCGGTACGGTCGCCGCTGTGTTTGACGGGGGCGAGGTGGTCGGCGTCGGACCCAACTTGGGTCTGGCGGGCTACAACGTCTTCGAACCGATCCCCGGCTGCGGCGTCTGCGCCTTTTCGGACTCCCGCTGGGCCGCGATGATCGACGCCGCCGAACGCGGCTTCGAGGTCATCAACATGAGCCTGGGCAGCATGGGGCGGCGCGGTGGTCAGGGCACGCAGGACCTCAACGCCTTTATCCGGGCGGAAAACCGCGTGGCGCGCTTTGTGCAGCGCGAGGGGACGATCATGATCGCCTCGGCGGGCAATTCGGCGACCGACCTCAACGGCCAGCCGATCAACCTCCCCGGCGGCATCCCCGGCATCGTCAACGTGTCCGCGACGGGTATCCGCCCCGAGCCGCGCTTTCCGCAGCCGGGCGCGTTTGATGTGCTGGCCTTCTACAGCAACTACGGCGCCTCGATCACCCTCGCCGCCCCCGGCGGCGACTGCGGCATCGACGGTTCTTGCGACCCGGCGACCCGTCCGGCCGACTGGTTTGAGCACCTGGTGCTGAGCACGACGGTCGCCCCCAACCTCACCTGCGCCGCGACCGAGAGCTGTGCGGTCGGCTACGGTTGGAAGGCGGGCACCAGCATGGCCGCGCCGCACGTCGCCGGGGTAGCCGGGTTGGTGATGGACCAGCATCCGAACCTGAGCCCGAACCAGGTCGAGGCGCGCCTCAAGCGCACCGCCGACCGGGTGGGCAACCCGCAGGGCTTTGGCGCGGGGATCGTCAACGCCTTTAACGCCGCGCGCTAA
- a CDS encoding acyl-CoA thioesterase yields MEGNVKNRFAHTVSVAPADIDELGHVNNTVYLRYAEEVARAHSERQGLSLAAYQALGVVPVVRQHRITYFQSAVLGDALSVETRVQAFSGARAGRHTRIYRERDRALLAEVETDWVWVSAARGRPTRAPAAILEAFGVSAEG; encoded by the coding sequence ATGGAAGGCAACGTCAAAAACCGCTTCGCACACACCGTCAGCGTAGCGCCCGCCGACATCGACGAGCTCGGCCACGTCAACAACACCGTCTACTTGCGCTACGCCGAGGAGGTGGCGCGGGCGCACTCCGAGCGGCAGGGGCTCTCGCTCGCCGCCTATCAGGCGCTCGGGGTGGTGCCGGTGGTGCGGCAGCACCGCATCACCTACTTCCAATCGGCCGTCTTGGGGGACGCGCTCAGCGTCGAGACGCGGGTACAGGCGTTTTCGGGGGCGCGCGCGGGCCGCCACACCCGCATCTACCGCGAGCGCGACCGCGCTCTCCTTGCCGAGGTCGAGACCGACTGGGTGTGGGTGAGCGCCGCGCGCGGGCGACCGACGCGGGCGCCGGCGGCGATCCTAGAGGCGTTCGGGGTCTCGGCGGAAGGGTGA
- a CDS encoding TIGR00730 family Rossman fold protein: MDRIEQERGKPEQQYVIDALAAESWRLFRIMGEFVQGFEEMSGVQKAVTIFGSARLGPEHPYYRQAESLGRDLARAGYTVITGGGPGIMEAGNKGAFEAQGKSVGLNIDLPFEQGPNPYQTTELKFRYFFVRKVMLVKYSSAFVVFPGGFGTIDELFEALTLVQTRKIHPFPVYLVGVSYWQGLTDWLRDTLLAAGTIAAKDLDLLKLVDDTANIPDEISAYYQSASHAGFEVP, translated from the coding sequence ATGGACCGCATCGAGCAGGAGCGAGGCAAACCGGAGCAGCAGTACGTCATCGACGCGCTCGCGGCCGAATCGTGGCGCCTCTTTCGCATCATGGGGGAGTTTGTCCAGGGCTTTGAAGAGATGAGCGGGGTGCAAAAAGCCGTCACCATCTTCGGTTCGGCGCGGCTGGGACCCGAACACCCCTACTACCGCCAAGCCGAAAGCCTGGGGCGCGACCTCGCGCGCGCAGGGTACACGGTGATTACGGGGGGCGGCCCCGGCATCATGGAAGCGGGCAACAAAGGGGCCTTCGAGGCGCAGGGCAAGAGCGTCGGGCTCAATATCGACCTGCCCTTTGAGCAGGGGCCCAACCCCTATCAGACCACCGAGCTTAAGTTCCGCTACTTTTTCGTCCGCAAGGTGATGTTGGTCAAGTACTCCTCGGCGTTTGTCGTCTTTCCCGGCGGCTTCGGCACCATCGACGAGCTCTTCGAGGCGCTCACCCTGGTGCAGACGCGCAAGATCCACCCCTTTCCGGTCTATCTGGTCGGGGTGAGCTACTGGCAGGGGCTGACGGACTGGCTGCGGGACACGCTGCTGGCGGCGGGCACGATCGCGGCGAAGGACTTAGACCTCCTCAAGCTGGTGGACGACACCGCCAACATCCCCGACGAGATCAGCGCCTACTACCAAAGCGCGTCGCACGCGGGGTTCGAGGTGCCTTAG
- a CDS encoding sensor histidine kinase has translation MPSARSALPVEVLSQVAGYITWLAVGVPMALEPAQGPAWLSVLWGGCFVGFGALFALINAPRLDPWVHRVHLLPLSLMTLCSLGVIGFGPGYWLGGILLIIVASYAAHLLSLPHAALWVLGQTVAMGALFLATGETVPALVQAALYLGFQSFALFTSHAALSEARAREALARVNAELRATQALLSESSRVAERLRIARELHDLIGHHLTALSLNLEVASFVLEAQGESKALAHVRTSQSLAKGLLGDVREVVSEVRAGSSLDLAGALRTLIQGIPDLRIHLDVPEDLSVDDPQRAQVVLRCVQEVVTNTVRHAGARNLWVRVARTERGLTLSARDDGGGAHALGRGNGLTGMGERLEGLGGRLELHPNPGRGFSLEAWLPLGLTG, from the coding sequence ATGCCCAGCGCGCGCTCCGCCCTCCCCGTCGAGGTTTTGTCGCAGGTTGCGGGCTACATCACCTGGCTTGCGGTCGGGGTGCCGATGGCGCTCGAGCCCGCCCAGGGTCCAGCGTGGCTCTCCGTGCTCTGGGGGGGCTGTTTCGTGGGTTTCGGCGCCCTTTTCGCGCTGATCAACGCGCCGCGCCTCGACCCGTGGGTTCACCGCGTCCACCTCCTGCCCCTCTCGCTCATGACGCTGTGCAGCTTGGGGGTGATCGGCTTCGGACCCGGTTACTGGCTGGGCGGCATTTTACTGATCATCGTGGCGAGCTACGCGGCGCACCTTCTGTCCTTGCCGCACGCCGCGCTCTGGGTGCTGGGGCAGACCGTGGCGATGGGGGCGCTTTTCCTGGCGACGGGTGAGACCGTCCCGGCGCTCGTCCAGGCGGCGCTCTATCTAGGGTTTCAGTCCTTCGCCCTCTTTACCAGCCACGCGGCGCTGAGCGAAGCCCGCGCCCGCGAGGCGCTCGCTCGGGTCAACGCCGAACTGCGGGCCACCCAGGCGCTCTTAAGCGAGAGCTCGCGCGTCGCGGAGCGCCTCAGGATCGCGCGGGAGCTGCACGACCTCATCGGCCATCACCTGACGGCCTTAAGCCTCAACCTCGAGGTCGCCAGCTTTGTGCTCGAAGCTCAGGGAGAGAGCAAGGCTTTGGCGCACGTGAGAACCTCCCAGTCGCTCGCTAAGGGTCTCCTGGGTGACGTGCGCGAGGTCGTGAGCGAGGTGCGCGCGGGCAGCAGCTTAGACCTCGCCGGGGCGCTGCGCACGCTGATTCAAGGCATCCCCGACCTCCGCATCCACTTAGACGTTCCCGAGGACTTGAGCGTGGACGACCCGCAGCGGGCGCAGGTGGTGCTGCGCTGCGTTCAGGAGGTCGTGACGAATACCGTGCGGCACGCGGGCGCCCGGAACCTCTGGGTAAGGGTCGCGCGCACGGAGCGCGGGCTGACCCTCTCGGCTCGCGACGACGGCGGGGGGGCGCACGCGCTGGGCCGCGGCAACGGCCTCACGGGGATGGGGGAGCGCCTAGAAGGCCTGGGCGGGCGGCTCGAGCTGCACCCGAATCCGGGCCGGGGGTTTTCGCTCGAGGCGTGGCTGCCGCTCGGCCTGACGGGTTGA
- a CDS encoding endonuclease MutS2 has translation MNVTATTLHKLDFPRVQGALAARAASPLGVERALAVSPTLEPAAAERAWARVSEALSGPELSLGGVSDIRPLIARIKEGQVLEGLELLEIAYTMDAAGTIKRAVLASERPALAELAARLGSFSGALRLVREQLDPDGRVRDDATPKLREIRRRLNPLRGRIRERLQELLGRYADYVQEGLITLRRDRYVIPVRASAQSRVPGIVLDTSDSGATVFIEPQSVVPLNNELALLEFEERDEVRRILVALGQRLAFEPALEGTLEALAELDVVAASARLAKDWRLTKPSFDTSGAVRLTRARHPLVDGCVPNTLELDAERRLLIVTGPNAGGKTVLLKTLGLAAVMARSGLFVAAETATLPPFRALLTDIGDEQSIEASLSTYAGHLRNLRAIVEAAAPDVLVLVDELGSGTDPDEGAALSQAIVERLLESGARGLINTHLAPLKVFASQTPGVQNAAMSFDVGALSPRFELMVGQPGRSYALAIAERLGLPEALLARAHDILGPEGAALETLLQTLERQREALQAERDELAAAREVAAREAAVLREQIERLREREGEVLAAAAARADELLQETLQRAKELKRTATTDPEARPRALSELQRLRKEVQARTPHRTPKAKGPAPKPALAPGATVFVEAYGAKGQVLELRGDDVVVQLGLLKVTVPKSGVRLDRAPKPQRGAGGGYSAPARFESELNIRGERVEAALDKLRDFLLEAHALKAERVRILHGKGTGTLRDVVRSFLKDDKRVERFEDAPPYEGGHGVTVAHLRR, from the coding sequence GTGAACGTCACGGCCACCACGCTCCACAAGCTCGACTTCCCCCGCGTCCAGGGGGCGCTCGCCGCGCGCGCCGCCTCACCCTTGGGGGTCGAGCGCGCCCTCGCCGTCTCCCCCACGCTCGAGCCCGCCGCGGCCGAGCGGGCGTGGGCGCGGGTGTCCGAGGCGCTCTCGGGCCCCGAGCTCTCCTTGGGCGGGGTAAGCGACATCCGGCCCCTCATCGCGCGCATCAAGGAGGGGCAGGTGCTAGAGGGGCTCGAGCTCTTGGAGATCGCCTACACCATGGACGCCGCCGGCACCATCAAGCGCGCGGTCCTCGCTTCGGAACGCCCGGCGCTCGCCGAGCTCGCCGCACGGCTCGGCAGCTTTAGCGGCGCGCTTCGGCTCGTGCGCGAACAGCTCGACCCGGACGGCCGGGTGCGCGACGACGCGACGCCCAAGCTGCGCGAGATCCGCAGGCGGCTAAACCCACTGCGCGGCCGCATCCGCGAGCGCCTGCAGGAGCTCTTGGGGCGCTACGCCGATTACGTCCAGGAGGGGCTCATCACCCTGCGGCGCGACCGCTACGTGATCCCGGTGCGCGCTTCGGCGCAGTCGCGGGTGCCGGGCATCGTCCTCGACACCTCCGACTCGGGGGCGACGGTCTTTATCGAACCGCAGTCGGTGGTCCCCTTGAATAACGAGCTGGCGCTTTTGGAGTTCGAGGAGCGCGACGAGGTGCGGCGCATCCTGGTGGCGCTCGGGCAGCGCCTGGCGTTTGAACCGGCGCTCGAGGGGACGCTCGAGGCGCTCGCCGAGCTCGACGTGGTCGCGGCGAGCGCGCGGCTCGCCAAGGACTGGCGGCTCACCAAGCCAAGCTTCGACACCTCGGGCGCCGTGCGGCTCACCCGCGCCCGTCACCCCCTGGTCGACGGGTGCGTGCCGAACACCCTCGAGCTGGACGCCGAGCGGCGCCTGCTCATCGTCACCGGCCCCAACGCCGGCGGGAAGACGGTGCTCCTCAAGACCCTCGGGCTCGCCGCCGTGATGGCACGCAGCGGGCTCTTCGTCGCCGCCGAAACGGCCACGCTCCCCCCTTTCCGGGCGCTTTTGACCGACATCGGCGACGAACAGAGCATCGAGGCGAGCCTCAGCACCTACGCCGGGCACCTTAGAAACCTGAGAGCCATCGTCGAAGCGGCGGCGCCGGACGTGCTCGTGCTGGTCGACGAACTCGGCTCCGGCACCGACCCCGACGAGGGGGCGGCGCTCTCGCAAGCTATTGTGGAGCGGCTTTTGGAGAGCGGGGCGCGCGGCCTCATCAACACCCACCTCGCGCCCCTCAAGGTCTTCGCGTCGCAGACCCCGGGGGTGCAAAACGCCGCCATGAGCTTTGACGTCGGGGCGCTCTCGCCGCGCTTCGAGCTCATGGTCGGGCAACCGGGCCGGAGCTACGCGCTCGCCATCGCCGAGCGCTTGGGGCTGCCCGAAGCGCTCCTCGCGCGCGCTCACGACATCCTCGGGCCCGAGGGGGCGGCGCTGGAGACGCTCTTGCAGACCCTCGAGCGCCAGCGCGAGGCGCTTCAGGCCGAGCGCGACGAGCTCGCCGCCGCGCGCGAGGTCGCCGCGCGCGAGGCCGCGGTGCTGCGCGAGCAGATCGAGCGCCTACGCGAGCGCGAGGGGGAGGTTTTGGCCGCCGCCGCCGCGCGGGCCGACGAACTTTTGCAGGAGACGTTGCAGCGCGCCAAGGAGCTCAAGCGCACCGCCACCACCGACCCCGAAGCGAGGCCGCGCGCGCTCAGCGAGCTTCAGAGGCTGCGCAAGGAGGTGCAGGCGCGCACCCCGCACCGCACCCCGAAGGCCAAAGGCCCCGCCCCGAAACCGGCGCTAGCGCCGGGCGCGACGGTCTTCGTCGAGGCGTACGGCGCCAAGGGCCAGGTGCTGGAGCTGCGCGGCGACGACGTCGTGGTGCAGCTCGGCCTCCTCAAGGTGACGGTGCCCAAAAGCGGCGTAAGGCTCGACAGAGCGCCCAAACCCCAGCGCGGCGCGGGGGGTGGCTACAGCGCGCCGGCGCGCTTCGAGAGCGAGCTCAATATCCGCGGCGAACGGGTCGAGGCGGCGCTCGACAAGCTGCGCGACTTTTTGCTCGAGGCGCACGCGCTTAAGGCCGAGCGCGTCCGCATCCTCCACGGCAAGGGCACCGGTACCCTGCGCGACGTGGTGCGGAGCTTTCTTAAAGACGACAAACGGGTCGAGCGCTTCGAGGACGCCCCCCCCTACGAGGGGGGCCACGGGGTGACGGTCGCGCACCTGCGGCGCTGA
- a CDS encoding IS110 family transposase: MGLLCRNKTDAVDALLLAQYGREREPEQAPPPVGVQQSLARELEALSHDLTRLKNRLEAAQAGVTHPQVVTSLRRRIEALEKEKQALEDELKGDLEQEKPQELRLLQSIPGMGTRTACLLLAELGDPLRFATARSLVAYAGLTPERCESGSSLHKQSHISRLGSAHVRRLLYMPALSGLRYNPLLKAFFERLVARGKARKAALVACMAKLLRITYGVLHSGRPFDPAHARA; the protein is encoded by the coding sequence GTGGGTCTGCTATGCCGTAACAAAACTGACGCTGTGGACGCTCTCCTGCTGGCCCAGTACGGCAGAGAACGTGAGCCCGAGCAAGCACCCCCTCCGGTTGGCGTGCAGCAGTCGCTGGCTCGTGAACTCGAAGCACTGAGCCACGACCTAACCCGCCTGAAGAACCGGCTTGAGGCCGCCCAGGCTGGCGTGACCCACCCTCAAGTGGTCACCTCGCTCAGACGGCGTATCGAAGCTCTGGAGAAAGAGAAACAAGCTCTAGAGGACGAACTCAAAGGCGACCTCGAGCAGGAAAAGCCTCAAGAACTTAGACTCCTACAGAGCATTCCTGGCATGGGTACACGAACGGCCTGTTTACTTCTCGCTGAGTTAGGCGACCCTTTGCGCTTTGCCACCGCCCGTAGCCTGGTGGCCTATGCTGGCCTTACCCCCGAGCGCTGTGAGTCGGGTTCAAGTCTCCACAAACAGAGCCACATCAGTCGTCTGGGCTCGGCACACGTGCGTCGTCTTCTCTACATGCCCGCTCTCAGCGGGTTGCGCTACAACCCGCTGCTTAAGGCGTTCTTCGAGCGCCTAGTCGCTAGGGGCAAAGCTAGAAAGGCTGCGCTGGTCGCCTGCATGGCGAAGCTGCTGCGCATCACCTATGGGGTGTTGCACTCTGGGCGGCCCTTCGACCCTGCCCACGCCAGGGCTTGA